From Candidatus Poribacteria bacterium, one genomic window encodes:
- a CDS encoding DUF2442 domain-containing protein, translating to MLHPIYRVVSFEIQAPYTLRVCFDDDTEQVIDFQPTLKGELFGPLRDRTLFNQVRIDPEVHTLVWPNGADFDPATLHDWPDHLPALKRMAKCWSLEKTKDIETSPELMQKTTAQA from the coding sequence ATGCTTCATCCAATATATCGTGTGGTTTCTTTTGAAATACAAGCACCTTACACACTTCGCGTCTGTTTTGATGATGATACAGAACAAGTTATAGACTTTCAACCTACATTAAAAGGCGAATTGTTCGGTCCGCTCCGCGATCGGACTTTATTCAACCAAGTTCGGATTGATCCAGAAGTCCATACATTAGTATGGCCGAATGGAGCTGATTTTGATCCGGCGACCTTACATGATTGGCCTGATCATTTACCTGCACTGAAAAGAATGGCAAAGTGTTGGTCTCTTGAAAAGACAAAAGATATCGAAACATC